Proteins encoded within one genomic window of Rubritalea squalenifaciens DSM 18772:
- the arsJ gene encoding organoarsenical effux MFS transporter ArsJ has product MSKLSYILVTLAYWFFMLTDGALRMLVLLHFHELGYNPVQLAFLFLLYEVAGIVTNLTGGWIGSRYGLKITLFSGLALQIVALLGLTLVSPDWSAALSVGFVMLVQAMSGVAKDLTKMSSKSSVKLLVKESEDQSHQAALFKWVAALTGSKNAIKGVGFFVGGLLLSTLGFNNALYAMAGLIAVILILSLLSIRGNFGQSKSKSKFTSVFSKSRAINLLSFARAFLFASRDVWFVVGLPIFLHDVLDWSFTQVGTLMASWVIGYGFIQAIAPKIVKIKKGAPDALERAVHAARGWSFPLAGLCVLMALSLAFNFYPTYILVGGLFVFGFIFAVNSSVHSYLILAYTDSDSVSLNVGFYYMANACGRLMGTLLSGTAYLLGGLQACLYTSAATILVAALTAMRFPEKVYD; this is encoded by the coding sequence ATGAGCAAGCTCTCCTACATCCTAGTTACCCTAGCATACTGGTTCTTCATGCTTACCGATGGAGCGCTGCGCATGCTCGTGCTGCTGCACTTTCACGAGCTGGGCTACAATCCAGTCCAGCTCGCCTTTCTCTTCCTGCTCTACGAAGTAGCAGGTATCGTCACCAACCTCACGGGAGGCTGGATCGGCTCTCGCTACGGCCTCAAGATCACTTTATTCTCAGGCTTGGCCCTACAAATTGTCGCCCTGCTTGGCCTCACCCTCGTCTCACCTGACTGGAGCGCTGCACTCTCCGTGGGCTTCGTCATGCTGGTTCAAGCCATGTCCGGGGTCGCCAAGGACCTCACCAAGATGTCCTCCAAGTCATCGGTCAAGCTACTGGTCAAGGAAAGTGAAGACCAGTCTCACCAAGCAGCTCTCTTCAAATGGGTCGCCGCCCTAACAGGCTCCAAAAACGCGATCAAAGGCGTCGGCTTCTTCGTCGGCGGTCTACTCCTCTCCACCCTCGGCTTCAACAATGCCCTCTACGCCATGGCCGGATTGATCGCCGTTATCCTCATCCTTTCCCTGCTGAGCATCCGCGGCAACTTCGGGCAGTCTAAAAGCAAGAGCAAGTTCACCAGCGTCTTCTCCAAATCGCGCGCCATCAATCTTCTCTCCTTTGCTCGTGCCTTTCTCTTTGCCTCACGCGATGTCTGGTTTGTCGTCGGCCTACCCATTTTCCTGCATGATGTACTCGACTGGAGCTTTACACAAGTGGGCACCCTGATGGCCAGTTGGGTCATTGGCTACGGATTCATTCAAGCCATCGCCCCGAAGATAGTCAAAATCAAGAAAGGTGCGCCCGATGCTTTGGAACGCGCCGTTCACGCCGCCCGCGGCTGGTCCTTTCCTCTAGCCGGGCTCTGCGTCCTGATGGCACTCTCGCTCGCCTTCAATTTCTACCCGACCTACATCCTCGTCGGCGGCCTCTTTGTGTTCGGCTTCATCTTCGCCGTAAACTCCTCCGTGCACTCCTATCTCATTCTCGCATATACGGATTCAGACTCCGTTTCCCTCAACGTGGGCTTCTACTACATGGCCAATGCCTGCGGCCGCCTCATGGGCACTCTCCTCTCCGGCACCGCCTACCTCCTGGGCGGCCTTCAAGCCTGCCTCTACACTTCTGCTGCCACCATCCTAGTCGCCGCGCTGACGGCAATGAGATTCCCTGAGAAAGTATACGATTAA
- a CDS encoding ArsJ-associated glyceraldehyde-3-phosphate dehydrogenase, with translation MNIGINGFGRMGRLGFRAGFDHQEYSITQINELGGTAETAAHLLEFDTVHGRWARDISFDNNSITVDGQQIAVTHNRNIADTDWSGCDIVIEASGQFRTPELLQAYFDQGVKKVVVAAPVKDPAALNVVMGCNDHLYDPEKYDIVTAASCTTNCIAPAIKVVHEKIGIVRGTITTLHDLTNTQVIVDAPHKDLRRARSAVNSLIPTTTGSATAITLIYPELKGKLNGHAVRVPMLNASLTDCVFELSREVTEEEVNALLNEAAEGELKGILGYEEKPLVSADYTNDTRSGIIDAPSTMVVDGTMLKLFVWYDNEVGYANRMMELTQKVAKSIS, from the coding sequence ATGAACATTGGTATCAACGGATTTGGCCGCATGGGCCGCCTCGGATTCCGCGCTGGCTTCGACCACCAGGAATACAGCATTACCCAGATCAACGAACTAGGCGGCACTGCCGAAACTGCAGCCCACCTGCTGGAGTTCGACACCGTTCACGGCCGCTGGGCACGTGACATCAGCTTCGACAACAACTCCATCACCGTCGATGGGCAGCAGATCGCCGTCACTCACAACCGCAACATCGCCGACACTGACTGGTCCGGCTGCGATATCGTCATCGAAGCCTCCGGTCAGTTCCGCACCCCGGAGCTACTGCAAGCCTACTTCGACCAAGGCGTAAAGAAGGTCGTCGTCGCCGCTCCCGTCAAAGATCCCGCAGCACTCAACGTAGTCATGGGCTGCAACGACCACCTCTACGATCCAGAGAAATACGACATCGTCACTGCCGCCTCCTGCACCACCAACTGCATCGCCCCAGCCATCAAGGTCGTGCACGAAAAGATCGGTATCGTCCGCGGCACCATCACCACCCTGCACGACCTGACAAACACCCAAGTCATTGTCGATGCTCCGCACAAGGATCTCCGCCGCGCCCGTTCTGCGGTCAACTCCCTGATCCCAACCACAACCGGCTCCGCCACCGCAATCACTCTCATCTACCCAGAGCTCAAAGGAAAACTCAACGGTCACGCCGTCCGCGTACCGATGCTGAACGCTTCCCTAACAGACTGCGTCTTTGAACTCTCCCGCGAGGTAACCGAAGAAGAGGTCAATGCACTGCTCAATGAAGCTGCAGAGGGTGAACTCAAAGGCATCCTCGGCTACGAGGAGAAACCACTCGTATCCGCAGACTACACTAACGACACACGCTCCGGGATTATCGATGCTCCATCCACCATGGTCGTCGACGGAACCATGCTGAAGCTCTTCGTCTGGTACGATAACGAAGTTGGTTACGCCAACCGCATGATGGAGCTTACCCAGAAGGTCGCCAAATCCATCAGCTAA
- a CDS encoding ArsR/SmtB family transcription factor, with product METEDAIKKLNALAQETRLEVFRLLARHGEQGLSAGEISEQTTIQPNTLSFHLKELTQAGLIRSERQGRSIIYSLEISGMSSLVHFLTEDCCQGRPELCNPNKGCC from the coding sequence ATGGAAACGGAAGACGCCATTAAGAAACTCAATGCTCTCGCCCAAGAGACACGCCTGGAGGTCTTCCGTCTTCTTGCACGCCATGGCGAACAAGGCCTAAGCGCTGGCGAAATCTCTGAGCAGACTACCATCCAGCCCAACACCCTCTCCTTCCACCTTAAGGAACTGACCCAAGCCGGCCTCATTCGCTCTGAGCGACAAGGCCGCAGTATCATCTATTCACTGGAGATCTCAGGAATGAGCTCGCTTGTCCACTTCCTCACTGAAGATTGCTGTCAGGGCCGTCCCGAACTCTGCAATCCTAACAAAGGATGCTGCTAA